A genome region from Hymenobacter tibetensis includes the following:
- a CDS encoding glycoside hydrolase family 97 protein: MKHSSFSLLAISFGRASRTVLFLGLCLLWQTTQAQSVKSPNGQLTLTFALQADGVPTYQLTYKGRPVLKTSTLGLELKTAPSLTNGFAVAGTKTATFNDTWQPVWGEVKTIRNHYNELAVTLTQATSSRTMLVRFRVFDDGLGFRYEFPRQPKLDYFTIKEERTQFALAGDHKAFWLPGDYDTQEYSTVTSNLSEIRGKMKAATTPNASQTPFSATGVQTPLMLKSKDGLYINIHEAALIDYSAMHLELDDKNFVLESHLTPDAVGDKGLIQTPANSPWRTVIVSDKAGDILDSKLVLNLNEPTKFKDTSWIKPVKYVGVWWEMITGKSTWSYTNQENIKLDSIDYSKVKPNGTHGANNAHVKEYIDFAAKHGFDAVLVEGWNTGWEDWFGKHKDYVFDFVTPYPDFDVVELNRYAASKNVKIIMHHETSGSVRNYERHLDSAFQFMNKYGYNAVKTGYVGDIVPLGHHHYDQWVNNHYQYVLEKAAEHKIMVNGHEAVRPTGLARTYPNLIGNEAARGTEYEAFGGNNADHTTILPFTRLIGGPMDYTPGIFQTKVSAYNPQNTSFVHSTLARQLALYVTMYSPLQMAADLPETYNKHLDAFQFIKDVAVDWDDTKVLEAEPGDYITYARKAKGQDKWFVGSTCDEQGRTSKINLNFLPAGKKYTATIYADAKDAHYEKNPQAYQIRKVSVTSKTKLSQLCAPGGGYAISIM; this comes from the coding sequence ATGAAGCACTCTTCCTTTTCTTTGCTTGCTATTTCTTTCGGACGAGCCAGCCGTACGGTGCTGTTTCTGGGGTTGTGTTTGCTTTGGCAGACCACCCAGGCGCAAAGCGTTAAGTCGCCCAATGGCCAGCTGACGCTCACGTTCGCCTTGCAGGCCGACGGCGTTCCGACCTACCAGCTTACCTACAAAGGCCGCCCGGTGCTGAAAACCAGCACGCTGGGCTTGGAGCTAAAAACCGCGCCTTCGCTCACCAACGGCTTTGCGGTGGCCGGCACCAAAACGGCTACCTTCAACGATACCTGGCAACCCGTGTGGGGCGAGGTGAAAACCATTCGTAACCACTACAACGAGCTGGCCGTGACCCTGACGCAGGCAACCAGTAGCCGTACCATGCTGGTGCGTTTCCGGGTGTTCGACGACGGTCTGGGCTTCCGCTACGAGTTTCCCCGCCAGCCCAAGCTCGACTACTTCACCATTAAAGAAGAGCGCACCCAGTTTGCTCTGGCTGGTGACCACAAAGCCTTCTGGCTGCCCGGCGACTACGACACGCAGGAGTACAGCACCGTCACTTCCAATTTGTCGGAAATACGGGGCAAGATGAAAGCGGCTACGACGCCCAACGCCTCTCAGACACCTTTTTCAGCCACGGGAGTACAAACGCCGCTTATGCTCAAAAGCAAAGACGGCCTGTACATCAACATCCACGAGGCGGCACTAATCGACTACTCGGCCATGCACTTAGAGCTGGACGACAAGAACTTCGTGCTGGAGTCGCACCTGACGCCCGACGCCGTGGGCGACAAGGGCCTGATTCAGACCCCGGCCAACTCGCCCTGGCGCACTGTAATTGTGAGCGACAAAGCGGGTGATATTTTGGATTCCAAGCTGGTGCTGAACCTCAACGAGCCCACCAAGTTCAAGGACACTTCTTGGATCAAGCCTGTGAAGTACGTGGGCGTGTGGTGGGAAATGATTACGGGCAAGAGCACGTGGTCGTACACCAACCAGGAAAACATCAAGCTCGACTCCATCGACTATTCGAAGGTGAAGCCCAACGGCACCCACGGCGCCAACAACGCCCACGTGAAAGAGTACATCGACTTTGCCGCCAAACACGGTTTCGACGCCGTGTTGGTGGAAGGATGGAACACGGGCTGGGAAGACTGGTTCGGTAAGCACAAAGACTATGTGTTTGACTTTGTGACGCCCTATCCCGACTTCGATGTGGTGGAACTGAACCGCTACGCCGCCAGCAAAAACGTGAAGATCATCATGCACCACGAAACCTCCGGCTCGGTGCGCAACTACGAGCGGCACTTGGATTCGGCGTTTCAGTTCATGAACAAGTACGGCTACAACGCCGTGAAAACCGGCTACGTCGGCGACATTGTGCCGCTAGGTCACCACCACTACGACCAGTGGGTGAACAACCACTACCAGTACGTGCTGGAAAAAGCGGCCGAGCATAAAATCATGGTGAATGGCCACGAAGCTGTGCGCCCAACCGGCCTGGCCCGCACCTACCCAAACCTGATTGGCAACGAAGCGGCCCGCGGCACCGAGTACGAGGCCTTCGGCGGCAACAACGCCGACCACACCACCATTCTGCCCTTCACGCGCCTCATTGGTGGCCCCATGGACTACACGCCGGGCATCTTCCAAACTAAGGTCAGCGCCTACAATCCGCAGAACACGTCGTTCGTGCACAGCACCCTGGCCCGGCAGCTGGCCCTCTACGTGACCATGTACAGCCCCCTGCAAATGGCCGCCGACTTGCCCGAAACCTACAACAAGCACCTCGACGCCTTCCAGTTCATCAAAGACGTAGCCGTGGATTGGGACGACACCAAGGTATTGGAAGCCGAGCCCGGCGACTACATCACCTACGCCCGCAAAGCCAAAGGCCAAGACAAGTGGTTTGTGGGCAGCACCTGCGACGAGCAGGGTCGCACCTCTAAAATCAACTTGAACTTCCTGCCCGCCGGCAAAAAATACACGGCTACCATCTACGCCGACGCCAAAGACGCCCACTACGAAAAGAACCCGCAAGCCTATCAGATTCGCAAAGTCTCTGTCACCAGCAAGACGAAACTCTCGCAGCTCTGCGCGCCTGGCGGCGGCTATGCCATCAGCATCATGTAA
- a CDS encoding RagB/SusD family nutrient uptake outer membrane protein, giving the protein MFPTYINRRLRVLALAAVLAPVAFSCSKDLDQSPSYLASPEVVYRDPEQIQQVLARLYATLSVSGQNGGVDRADLSFIPTDYANYLRAYWKMQELTSDEAIIAWGDAGLPELNANTWNADNQFIRGMYEKIFFQVSGCNDFLRNTTDEQLASRGITGASADQVRQYRAEVRFLRALSYYHALDLFGSVPFADETFQVGSGALPAQISRADLFAFVESELKAIEGTLGAPRQPGYARADQACCWTLLTKLYLNAQVYTGTARNTEAVTYANKVLAPSAGYQLSPTYRFLFLADNNTSAARNEIILPVVNDGVRTQSFGNTTFLVHASVGGSMSATEAGVNGGWYGIRAKSNLVDLFPGGATSTDTRALFYTAGQTKQINSISSFNDGYASTKWRNVTSTGLPGSGFPPAGNGDFVDTDYPLFRLADVQLMYAEAILRGGTGGAAGTALAQVNAVRARSNATPLAAVSLQDILDERGRELYWEGHRRTDLIRFGKYATGYNWPFKGGVVAGKDIEPFRTVFPLPNTDLVANPNLKQNTGY; this is encoded by the coding sequence ATGTTTCCTACCTATATAAATCGCCGTTTGCGCGTGCTGGCTCTAGCCGCCGTGCTGGCCCCGGTTGCGTTTTCCTGCTCCAAAGACCTCGATCAGTCGCCGAGCTATCTGGCTAGTCCCGAGGTAGTGTACCGCGACCCCGAGCAGATTCAGCAGGTGCTGGCTCGCCTCTACGCCACGCTCTCGGTGAGCGGGCAAAACGGCGGTGTCGACCGCGCCGACCTCTCGTTCATCCCGACGGATTATGCCAACTACCTGCGTGCTTACTGGAAGATGCAGGAGTTAACCAGCGACGAGGCCATTATTGCCTGGGGCGACGCTGGGTTGCCCGAACTCAATGCCAACACCTGGAATGCTGATAATCAGTTTATCCGGGGCATGTATGAGAAAATTTTCTTCCAGGTGTCGGGCTGCAACGATTTCCTGCGCAACACCACCGACGAGCAACTAGCCAGCCGCGGCATCACGGGTGCCAGCGCCGACCAAGTGCGCCAATACCGGGCCGAGGTGCGGTTTCTGCGAGCCCTGAGCTACTACCATGCCCTCGACCTATTTGGCAGTGTGCCCTTCGCCGACGAAACGTTCCAGGTGGGCAGCGGGGCGCTGCCCGCGCAAATATCCCGCGCCGACTTGTTCGCCTTCGTTGAATCCGAGCTGAAAGCCATTGAGGGCACCCTGGGCGCCCCGCGCCAGCCCGGTTACGCCCGCGCCGACCAGGCCTGCTGCTGGACGCTACTCACCAAGCTATACCTGAACGCCCAAGTGTACACTGGTACGGCTCGCAACACCGAGGCCGTAACGTACGCCAACAAAGTGCTGGCCCCCTCGGCGGGCTACCAATTGTCGCCCACCTATCGGTTCCTATTTCTAGCCGACAACAACACGTCGGCTGCGCGTAATGAAATCATCTTGCCCGTAGTCAACGACGGTGTGCGCACCCAGAGCTTTGGCAACACCACGTTTTTGGTGCACGCTTCGGTAGGGGGTAGCATGTCGGCCACCGAAGCCGGCGTAAACGGGGGCTGGTACGGCATTCGGGCTAAAAGCAACCTCGTAGACCTATTCCCTGGCGGCGCTACCAGCACCGATACACGGGCTTTGTTTTACACGGCCGGCCAAACCAAGCAAATCAACAGCATCTCGTCGTTCAACGATGGGTACGCCTCCACGAAGTGGCGCAACGTTACCTCGACCGGTCTACCCGGCTCTGGTTTCCCGCCCGCCGGCAACGGCGACTTTGTGGATACCGACTATCCGCTGTTTCGTCTGGCTGATGTGCAGCTGATGTACGCCGAAGCCATATTGCGCGGCGGTACGGGTGGCGCGGCCGGCACGGCGCTGGCGCAGGTAAATGCAGTGCGAGCCCGCTCGAATGCAACGCCCTTGGCTGCGGTGAGCTTGCAGGATATTCTGGATGAGCGCGGCCGGGAGCTGTACTGGGAAGGCCACCGCCGCACCGACCTTATTCGGTTTGGTAAGTACGCCACCGGCTACAACTGGCCGTTTAAGGGAGGGGTAGTTGCTGGCAAGGACATCGAGCCGTTCCGCACGGTGTTCCCGTTGCCCAATACTGATTTGGTTGCCAACCCCAACCTGAAGCAGAACACTGGCTACTAA